One window of Pyxicephalus adspersus chromosome 4, UCB_Pads_2.0, whole genome shotgun sequence genomic DNA carries:
- the LOC140329333 gene encoding olfactory receptor 5AP2-like — translation MPTENQSTVKEFILLGLTDNPHIQLWLFQLFSVVYMTTLAGNILLMVAVITNNHLHNSMYLFLTNLSLLDICYTSIIVPKMLLNIVLSKKSISYIGCILQVYFYLFMGETECILLAFMAYDRYVAICNPLRYNVIMNTVSCIRMIGVSWMAGGSIASVDIYFIYQLRFCRPIPINHFFCEAPSLLQLSCGDISVNNIITLVGGTILLLIPLFLILFSYIHICLVIVKIPSGRYKAFSTCISHLIVVTIFYGTAIFMYMRPRHSDTKVTDKMVSVFYTIVTPMLNPLIYSLRNKDVQKALGQLVKNPFWLR, via the coding sequence GGACTTACAGACAATCCCCATATTCAACTTTGGCTGTTCCAGTTATTCTCAGTTGTCTACATGACCACACTGGCCGGAAACATTCTCCTTATGGTGGCCGTCATAACCAACAACCATCTACACAActctatgtatttatttcttactAATCTGTCCCTCTTGGACATTTGCTATACATCAATCATTGTGCCCAAGATGCTACTGAATATTGTATTGTCCAAAAAATCTATTTCATATATTGGATGCATTCTTCAAGTTTACTTCTATCTTTTCATGGGGGAGACAGAGTGCATACTGTTGGCTTTTATGGCCTATGATCGATATGTTGCTATCTGCAATCCCCTGCGATACAATGTTATTATGAATACAGTCTCCTGTATCAGGATGATTGGCGTGTCTTGGATGGCTGGTGGTAGTATAGCCTCcgttgatatatattttatataccaaCTAAGGTTCTGCAGACCTATACCTATCAACCACTTCTTTTGTGAAGCTCCTTCCCTACTTCAGCTATCTTGTGGGGACATCTCGGTTAACAACATTATAACCTTGGTTGGTGGGACCATTTTGCTTCTAATACCCTTGTTTCTCATTCTGTTTTCATACATACACATTTGCTTAGTCATAGTGAAAATACCTTCTGGGAGATACAAAGCCTTCTCTACGTGCATATCCCATCTCATTGTGGTGACCATCTTCTATGGAACGGCCATATTCATGTACATGAGACCAAGGCACTCAGATACTAAAGTTACGGACAAGATGGTTTCAGTGTTCTATACAATTGTTACTCCAATGTTAAATCCTTTAATCTACAGCCTAAGAAATAAAGATGTTCAAAAAGCTCTTGGACAATTGGTAAAGAACCCATTTTGGCTAAGGTGA